The bacterium sequence TCGGGCTTGATTCAGTATCTCCTTTTATAAAGGATGCTGAAAAGGGAGTGTTTATTCTATGCCTTACATCAAATCCCAGTTCAAAAGATTTTCAGTACATTACGTACAGAGAACAGGAACTCTACAAAATTGTGGCAAAAAAGGCAGTTGAATGGAATCAAAACGGCAATATCGGGCTTGTAGTTGGTGCCACGCATCCTGATGAGCTTGCTGCGGTAAGAGCTGCTGCAGAGGACCTGCCATTCCTTATCCCCGGAATAGGAGCACAGGGAGGAGATCTTGAAGGGTCTGTTAAAGCAGGTGCAGGCAAAAGCGGAGACCTTGCTGTAATTAATTCGAGCAGGGGAATCATATACGCTTCAAAAGACGATGATTTTGCAGAAGCAGCAGGCAACGCTGCAAAAAAATTGAGAGACAGCATAAACAGGGTACGAGGATTATAAAAATAATCACACTGAAAAGCCCTATCCCGGACTGACGTTCAAATTTAAATTCATTTAAAATTAAGACAGGGAATGACAATGGATATTAAAGACCGCGATTCGATTATTGCAGTATTCAAAGAAACAAGAGCCCTTCTTGAAGGCCATTTTCTTCTTACTTCAGGCCTGCATAGTAATGTCTATTTTCAGTGTGCCAGAGTTTTCCAATACCCTGAATACAGCACTGAACTGTGCAAGGGCATCGCAAATAATTTTAAAAATCAGGAAATTGACGTTGTTGTTTCTCCTGCTGTAGGCGGGATTGTAGTGGGCCAGGAAGTTGCAAGACTTCTTAATATCCGTTCGATTTTCACAGAAAGAGTTGACGGTAAAATGACCTTGCGCAGAGGTTTTGAACTCAGCGAGGGAGAAAAAGTTCTCGTTGTTGAGGATGTAACAACAACAGGCGGGTCAGTCAAAGAAGTTATAGAAATAGTTAAAGAGAGGGGTGCAAATCCTGCGGGAGTTGGTGCTGTTGTTGACAGAAGCGGCGGTACAATAGATTTCGGAGTACCCTATTTTTCACTTGTGGCTATGGAAGTTCACAATTATGCCCCTGAAGAGTGTCCCATGTGTGAACAGGGCAGCA is a genomic window containing:
- the pyrE gene encoding orotate phosphoribosyltransferase, yielding MTMDIKDRDSIIAVFKETRALLEGHFLLTSGLHSNVYFQCARVFQYPEYSTELCKGIANNFKNQEIDVVVSPAVGGIVVGQEVARLLNIRSIFTERVDGKMTLRRGFELSEGEKVLVVEDVTTTGGSVKEVIEIVKERGANPAGVGAVVDRSGGTIDFGVPYFSLVAMEVHNYAPEECPMCEQGSKPVKPGSRGLK
- the pyrF gene encoding orotidine-5'-phosphate decarboxylase; its protein translation is GLDSVSPFIKDAEKGVFILCLTSNPSSKDFQYITYREQELYKIVAKKAVEWNQNGNIGLVVGATHPDELAAVRAAAEDLPFLIPGIGAQGGDLEGSVKAGAGKSGDLAVINSSRGIIYASKDDDFAEAAGNAAKKLRDSINRVRGL